Below is a genomic region from Sebaldella sp. S0638.
GTTTATAAACTTCCTGTATTCTTTGCACTGCTTGTTATCCTTATCACGGTTATTTCAGCAGTTATAGCAGGATATACCACAGGAAAAACCGGGGTTAATCCTATGGAAATATATGCTATTATTACTATACTGGCAGTTACTTTTCTGAGTTCCCTGTTTAACACCATTAATATTGATAATACTATCTTTAGTGTGCTTTTCAAAGGTCAGATACCTGAATTGATTTTATTTTTACTGGCATGTATTGTTTCTGTAGCCTGCGGTCTTGCAGGAGACGTGCTTAATGACTTCAAGGCAGGAAGCAAACTAAAGACTAATCCGCATGCACAGCTTGTGGGAGAGATAGTAGGTGCAGTTGTCAGCTCGTTTGTTATTACATTTTTATTCTTTGTATTTTTCAGAGTATATAAAAATATCGGGCCTTCTTCTCCGAATCCTGATCTTATAGTTTTTCAGGCTTCGATTATTTCTTCCATAGTGAAAGGTATTCCGTTTATGAATATTTTTCTTATAGGAATAGGGGCAGGATTTATACTAAATCTGTTAAGACTTCCTGTTTTGACATTCGGGATAGGCATATATCTTCCTATAGCATTGACGATTCCTGTATTTTTGGGCGGATTTATCAGTTTTCTTTTTTCGGTATTCCCGAAAAAGCCTGCTGACAGTGCTATGTTCTTTGCCAATGGTCTTATGGCAGGAGAAGCTATAATCGGAGTTATAATATCAATAATTGCATATATTAAACTTTTTTATTAGGAGATGGAAATATGATTTTAGCCTTTGATATTGGCAATACACATATTGTTCCCGTATTTTTCGATGAATACGGAAATATAATTGAAAGTTTCAGAATCCCTACGAATCTTATTATGACTGAGGATACTCTGTTTGGAATTCTGAAATCACTTACAGAATACAAAAATATTAATCTGAATGAAGTTCATAAAGTGATTATTTCATCAGTTGTTCCTCATATGAATGAAATATTCGCATATCTCAGCCAGAAATATTTTAATGCAACACCAGTATTTGTTACATTAAATAAAATTAAAGATGAGATAATACTTATGCCTGATACCGAAAGAGGTCTCGGAGCAGACAGAATCATAGATATTTTACAGGCGAAGGTACTTTTCCCTGATAAGGAGCTTATAATTATAGATTTCGGCACAGCTACTACATTTGATGTAATAAAAGATTCTGTTTATCTGGGCGGATGTATCCTTCCCGGCATAGAGCTTTCTATTGAG
It encodes:
- a CDS encoding type III pantothenate kinase; its protein translation is MILAFDIGNTHIVPVFFDEYGNIIESFRIPTNLIMTEDTLFGILKSLTEYKNINLNEVHKVIISSVVPHMNEIFAYLSQKYFNATPVFVTLNKIKDEIILMPDTERGLGADRIIDILQAKVLFPDKELIIIDFGTATTFDVIKDSVYLGGCILPGIELSIEALFKNTAKLPKVYFQEPSTIFGKNTINQINAGIYYSNIGGIKEILSQYKKGLQTPFVIATGGQGKNISEVIEDIDVYLPDLSMNGLYTFAKKFS